Proteins encoded within one genomic window of Mesoaciditoga lauensis cd-1655R = DSM 25116:
- the ftsH gene encoding ATP-dependent zinc metalloprotease FtsH, producing MPKNYRSLGPNWKSITLYMLILILIFFLIRSMWTAPTPVVQIDFTKFWSMVNEQPTPVKEVIINGSGDTRVITATGEYELYAPWLLTSSNFVQDLIKKGINVKSVPAGNTSLWVNVLGTLIPLALFFLLWWVLMKRMGGGGGSQAFTFTKSPARIYNSSAKKVTFNDVAGVEEAKEELKSVVEFLKNPQSFNTLGARMPKGILLVGPPGTGKTLLARAVAGEADVPFYHISGSDFVELFVGVGAARVRDLFTQAKQNSPSIVFIDEIDAVGRQRGAGLGGGHDEREQTLNQLLVEMDGFDKDTAVIVMAATNRPDILDSALLRPGRFDKKILVDPPDIKGREAILRVHMRGKPIDSKVDPKVLARRTPGFVGADLENLVNEAALLAAQRRKKQIEFEDFEEAIDRVIAGPERKSKVVSEEERKIVAYHEIGHAIVGAVLPNADPVHKISIVPRGMHALGFTLQLPLQDKYLMSKEEILDKITGLLGGRAAEEIVFGQITTGASNDIERATKIARDMVCKYGMSDLIGPIAWGEEEENVFLGKQLSRMRNYSEETASEIDVQVKKIVSECYDRAKEILLKYRDKMDDIAEVLLKKETIQGEELNALLKGELGRNGKNEEGMNEESDVAKGNE from the coding sequence ATGCCTAAAAATTACAGATCACTCGGGCCAAATTGGAAATCTATAACTCTGTACATGTTGATATTGATTTTGATATTTTTTCTTATAAGATCCATGTGGACAGCTCCAACGCCTGTTGTTCAAATAGATTTCACGAAATTTTGGTCTATGGTAAATGAGCAACCCACCCCCGTAAAGGAAGTCATAATAAACGGAAGTGGTGATACACGTGTTATAACTGCAACGGGTGAATATGAACTTTACGCTCCATGGCTGCTCACCAGTAGCAATTTCGTTCAGGACTTAATAAAAAAAGGTATAAATGTTAAATCTGTGCCAGCTGGCAACACGTCACTTTGGGTGAACGTATTGGGAACTCTTATACCGTTGGCTTTGTTCTTCTTGCTATGGTGGGTGTTGATGAAAAGAATGGGGGGTGGAGGAGGCTCTCAAGCTTTTACCTTCACGAAAAGCCCCGCTCGTATTTACAACTCCAGCGCTAAGAAGGTAACATTCAACGATGTTGCAGGAGTTGAAGAAGCCAAAGAGGAACTCAAATCGGTTGTTGAATTCCTTAAAAATCCGCAAAGCTTCAACACTTTGGGGGCAAGAATGCCAAAAGGTATCTTATTAGTTGGGCCTCCCGGAACAGGTAAAACTTTGCTTGCTCGGGCCGTTGCCGGTGAAGCCGACGTTCCTTTTTACCACATAAGCGGTTCTGACTTCGTGGAACTCTTTGTGGGTGTTGGTGCAGCAAGAGTAAGAGATTTGTTTACACAGGCTAAGCAAAATTCTCCATCTATTGTTTTCATAGATGAAATAGATGCCGTTGGAAGACAGAGAGGTGCCGGTTTGGGTGGAGGTCATGATGAAAGGGAACAAACCCTGAACCAGCTTCTTGTTGAAATGGACGGTTTCGATAAAGATACAGCAGTTATAGTCATGGCCGCAACGAACAGGCCTGACATATTGGATAGCGCCTTGCTTAGGCCCGGAAGATTTGACAAGAAAATCCTGGTCGATCCTCCGGATATAAAAGGAAGAGAGGCCATTTTGCGTGTTCACATGCGTGGCAAGCCTATAGACAGCAAAGTGGATCCCAAAGTGCTCGCTCGTAGAACGCCGGGATTTGTGGGGGCGGATCTGGAAAACCTTGTTAATGAAGCGGCTTTGCTTGCAGCGCAAAGGCGAAAAAAGCAGATAGAGTTCGAAGATTTCGAAGAAGCAATAGACAGGGTAATAGCAGGGCCAGAGAGAAAGTCAAAAGTTGTAAGCGAAGAGGAAAGAAAGATAGTTGCATACCATGAAATAGGTCATGCCATAGTTGGGGCGGTGCTTCCAAATGCGGATCCTGTTCATAAGATATCCATAGTTCCACGTGGAATGCATGCGTTAGGGTTCACCTTGCAGCTTCCGCTTCAAGACAAATACTTGATGTCAAAAGAAGAAATTTTGGATAAGATAACGGGCCTGCTCGGCGGAAGGGCAGCTGAAGAGATCGTCTTTGGACAGATCACCACCGGTGCCTCAAACGATATCGAAAGGGCAACGAAAATAGCCAGAGATATGGTGTGTAAATATGGCATGAGCGATCTCATAGGCCCCATCGCATGGGGCGAAGAAGAAGAGAACGTCTTTTTGGGCAAACAGCTTTCAAGAATGAGAAATTACAGTGAGGAAACGGCTTCTGAAATAGACGTTCAAGTGAAAAAGATCGTTTCGGAATGCTACGATCGAGCAAAGGAAATTCTCTTAAAATATAGAGACAAAATGGATGACATAGCCGAGGTACTTCTTAAAAAGGAAACTATCCAAGGAGAAGAACTGAACGCTTTGTTAAAAGGAGAATTGGGAAGAAACGGCAAGAATGAAGAAGGGATGAATGAAGAAAGCGACGTCGCAAAAGGAAACGAATGA
- the tilS gene encoding tRNA lysidine(34) synthetase TilS, protein MKYNKFEYELLKFIKRENMILPGERIVLAVSGGADSVAMMYAMAKLRSELKADFFVAHLNHMIRPEADKEGPAVCKMARELGMECLVGKKDVLKYKDENKSLSLEEAARIVRYEFFEEALKKFKADKLATAHHLSDLAENFFIRLFRGSGIGGLVGMRSVNGKYIKPFLFLDEETIREYVTIRRLSFFEDKTNQDIKYVRNKIRHKLIPFIKSEFCPDIEAKIQQTVQILEGYQDFVRIEVQKLFEKVYSDDKGNSFFDLKSLNVNRLLLKEMTKELLRQRGISISSAKIESMVHLIEKDGPGQLNLGKDFFVVKFDDTLMVGKKPFVCEWKEKKIKINSITYVEELPLKIKANLKDYDGYLGNGVSEAVVDADKIKFPIFLRKVRKGERIQPLGMNQKKDAISILKDKKVPFFLRDKYPVVSQSDGEILWIVGIGITDYFKVTAKTKKVLTLSQEGGNFFKHA, encoded by the coding sequence AATATGAGTTGCTGAAGTTCATAAAAAGGGAAAATATGATTTTGCCAGGTGAAAGAATCGTGCTGGCTGTTTCTGGTGGTGCTGATTCCGTGGCCATGATGTACGCAATGGCCAAACTTCGCTCTGAACTCAAAGCGGATTTTTTTGTTGCCCACCTAAATCACATGATCAGGCCAGAAGCAGATAAAGAAGGCCCGGCGGTTTGCAAAATGGCAAGAGAATTGGGCATGGAGTGTCTTGTGGGTAAAAAAGATGTTTTGAAATATAAGGATGAAAATAAGTCACTATCGTTAGAAGAAGCTGCCAGAATTGTCAGGTATGAGTTCTTTGAGGAAGCTTTAAAGAAATTCAAAGCAGATAAGCTGGCTACAGCCCATCATCTTTCAGATTTAGCCGAGAATTTCTTTATAAGGCTTTTCAGGGGAAGTGGCATAGGCGGCCTTGTTGGCATGCGCTCTGTGAATGGCAAGTACATAAAACCTTTTTTGTTTTTAGATGAAGAAACCATAAGAGAATATGTTACAATAAGAAGACTTAGTTTTTTTGAGGATAAAACGAACCAAGACATTAAATATGTTAGAAATAAAATAAGGCATAAGTTGATACCCTTCATAAAATCGGAATTTTGTCCTGACATTGAAGCGAAGATACAACAAACGGTTCAAATACTTGAAGGGTATCAGGATTTTGTGCGAATTGAAGTTCAAAAATTGTTCGAAAAAGTTTATAGTGATGATAAAGGAAACTCATTTTTTGATCTAAAGTCCCTGAATGTTAACCGCCTTCTTTTGAAGGAAATGACAAAAGAACTCTTAAGACAAAGAGGTATTTCGATTTCATCTGCTAAAATAGAATCAATGGTTCATTTAATAGAAAAAGATGGTCCTGGTCAATTGAATTTAGGAAAAGATTTTTTTGTAGTCAAATTTGACGATACTTTGATGGTAGGCAAAAAACCGTTTGTTTGTGAATGGAAAGAGAAGAAAATAAAAATTAATTCAATAACGTATGTAGAAGAATTGCCTTTAAAAATAAAGGCAAATCTAAAAGATTATGATGGTTATTTAGGAAATGGTGTAAGCGAAGCCGTGGTAGATGCGGACAAGATAAAATTTCCCATATTTCTTAGAAAAGTAAGAAAAGGAGAAAGAATTCAACCACTCGGAATGAATCAAAAAAAAGATGCCATTTCTATTTTAAAGGATAAAAAGGTACCCTTTTTTTTAAGGGACAAATATCCCGTTGTTTCGCAAAGCGATGGGGAAATACTTTGGATAGTGGGAATAGGAATAACAGATTATTTTAAGGTAACGGCTAAGACAAAAAAAGTTTTGACTCTTAGCCAGGAAGGAGGTAACTTTTTCAAACATGCCTAA